The genomic stretch ttgatttttgaacGCAACCTTTAAATGGATGGTggtttatattaaataaatacaaaaacaaatacaaacatttttaaaactATTTAGAGAAAAAGAGTGAGTATTTTTAATGGTTGACTATGTATAATGTTTAAGAATGCCCAGCCCATAGCAACTGATAAACTATAtctactatatactatatctctatatatctatatatcacaatatatttttgaaactGGTCCAGAAATGTTGACCTACAAAACTAAAGGAATTCCAAAaatctcttttgttttttgatatGTTTCTCTATTTccgaaaaacttttttgaaaaaaaaaatcacatgAAATCGAGCCGAAAAAAGATTCCGGCAATGGATATAATACATCTAGCGAGTTCATATACATACCGAGtgtttttctgtttgattttcctaatatatgtttttttgcATACACAAATACGAAGTAAAAAACCTTTTTGAATGCTTAcatgtttgtttttgctaaGTGAATATCGAACTGGGAAATCGAAAGTGGATTTCCCCCCAttttttgtgtacatttttttGACGTACCGATAAGTAATGGTCAATATCTATACTATAAATATGCTATAGCAAGGTATACACTGCACTTCTTAATCACATTTTTTGAGCACCGCCCGTACCATATACCCCACCCATATACCACCCAAATATATAGCACCTAAGCAGCACTTTTGGTTGTTTCCAGTTCCCTTATGATTTCCCCACCAACTCTCTgttttctctctgtctgtgaTGTGGCGATGAGCGTTGATGTTGGACCTAAAGTCCGTTCTGGCAGATACTtctatacatatactcgtatatttgtATTGCTCCTAGGATCTAAATACTTAGTGTTAGTTCTGCATAGTTTTCTCTTTATAAATCATTATATACCTTGTATGGTATATTTAAGTAAGCTAATCTTAAGACTCTTTGCCTTTTTCTGGGCATAAGTTAAGCTATCTTTAATTGATTGCCTTGAACACAACCCTAACCCGAAATTATGACTTCCCCGAGCTAATCTTTTGATTCTTCGTCGTCGTATATAGTGCCCGGGGATCCACAAGATGTGAAGGCCACGCCTTTGAACTCGACATCGGTGCATGTGAGTTGGAAGCCGCCACTCGAAAAGGATCGCAATGGTATCATCCGTGGCTATCATATACATGCCCAGGAACTGAGAGATGAGGTAAGTCGATGAAAGAATTCCCCAGGCTGTACTTAACACTTCTCCTTTTAGGGCAAGGGCTTCCTCAATGAGCCCTTCAAATTCGATGTGGTCGATACGCTGGAGTTCAATGTCACTGGCCTCCAGCCAGACACCAAGTACTCCATCCAAGTGGCGGCACTCACGCGCAAAGGCGATggcgatcggagtgcggcgaTTGTGGTAAAGACACCCGGCGGCGTGCCCGTCCGTCCCACAGTGAGTCTGAAGATAATGGAGCGGGATCCCATTGTGTCCATTGAGCTGGAGTGGGAGCGTCCGGCGCAGACGTACGGAGAGCTGCGTGGCTATCGGTTGCGCTGGGGCGTCAAGGATCAGGCGCTGAAGGAGGAGATGCTGTCGGGGCCGCAAATGACGAAAAAGCGCTTCAACGATCTGGAACGGGGTGTGGAGTACGAGTTCCGGGTGGCGGGCAGCAATCacattggcattggccaggAGACGGTGAAGATATTCCAGACCCCTGAAGGCACACCCGGCGGACCGCCCTCGAACATCACGATACGCTTCCAGACGCCCGATGTGGTATGCGTCACGTGGGATCCACCCACGCGGGAGCATCGCAATGGCCTGATCACCCGCTATGACGTGCAGTTCCACAAGAAGATCGACCACGGCCTGGGCTCCGAGCGGAACATGACGCTGCGCAAGGCGGTGTACACGAATCTGGAGGAGAACACGGAGTACATCTTCCGTGTGCGGGCCTACACCAAGCAGGGAGCGGGTCCCTTCAGCGACAAGCTTATTGTGGAGACGGAGCGGGACATGGGCAGGGCTCCCATGTCCGTGCAAGCCGAGGCCACTTCGGAGCAAACGGCGGAGATCTGGTGGGAACCAGTGCCGAGTCGCGGGAAGCTCTTGGGATACAAGATCTTCTACACGATGACCGCTGTCGAGGATCTGGATGACTGGCAGACGAAGACGGTTGGCCTGACGGAGTCTGCGGATCTGGTGAATCTTGAGAAGTTCGCCCAGTACGCGGTGGCCATTGCGGCGAGGTTCAAGAACGGCTTGGGCCGCCTCAGCGAGAAGGTAACGGTGCGCATCAAGCCCGAGGATGTGCCCTTGAATCTGCGCGCCCACGATGTCAGCACCCATTCGATGACCCTCAGCTGGTCGCCGCCCATCCGTCTCACGCCCGTCAACTATAAGATTAGCTTCGATGCGATGAAGGTGTTTGTGGATTCGCAGGGCTTCTCCCAGACGCAGATCGTCCAGAAGCGCGAGATCATCCTAAAGCACTACGTGAAGACGCACACCATCAACGAGCTGAGTCCTTTCACCACCTACAACGTTAATGTGAGTGCCATTCCCTCGGACTACTCGTATCGGCCGCCCACCAAGATCACCGTCACCACACAGATGGCCGCCCCCCAACCGATGGTCAAGCCGGACTTTTACGGGGTGGTAAATGGCGAAGAAATACTCGTGATACTTCCTCAGGCGTCGGAAGAGTACGGCCCCATCTCGCACTACTATCTTGTGGTGGTGCCTGAGGACAAGTCCAATCTGCACAAGATACCCGATCAGTTCCTAACCGACGACCTGCTGCCGGGACGCAACAAACCGGAGCGTCCCAATGCACCGTACATTGCGGCAAAGTTCCCGCAGCGCTCGATACCCTTCACGTTCCATCTGGGATCGGGGGATGACTACCACAACTTCACGAACCGCAAGCTGGAGCGAGAGAAGCGCTATCGGATCTTTGTGCGGGCCGTGGTGGACACGCCGCAGAAGCATCTCTATACGTCCAGTCCCTTCTCCGAGTTCCTGTCGCTGGACATGCGGGAGGCGCCGCCGGGAGAGCGACCCCATCGACCCGATCCCAACTGGCCCTCGGAGCCAGAGGTGTCGGTAAATCGCAACAAGGATGAGCCGGAAATCCTGTGGGTGGTACTCCCACTGATGGTCTCCACCTTCCTGGTCTCCACAGCCCTGATTGTGCTCTGTGTGGTAAAGCGTCGCCGGCAGCCATGCAAGACCCCCGATCAGGCGGCCGTGACGCGACCTCTGATGGCCGCGGACCTGGGCGCTGGACCCACGCCCAGCGATCCCGTGGATATGCGGAGACTGAACTTCCAAACGCCCGGCATGATATCCCACCCGCCCATCCCGATCTCGGAGTTCGCCAACCACATCGAGCGCCTGAAGTCCAACGACAATCAGAAGTTCTCGCAGGAGTACGAGAGCATTGAGCCCGGCCAGCAGTTCACGTGGGACAACTCGAATCTGGAGCACAACAAGTCGAAGAATCGGTATGCCAATGTCACCGCCTACGACCACTCCCGGGTGCAGCTGCCTCCGACGGAGGGCACTCCCGGCTCGGACTACATCAATGCCAACTACTGCGATGGCTATCGGAAGCACAACGCCTACGTAGCCACCCAAGGACCGCTGCAGGAGACCTTCATTGACTTCTGGCGCATGTGCTGGGAGCTGAAGACGGCCACCATTGTGATGATGACGCGGCTGGAGGAGCGCACTCGCATCAAGTGCGACCAGTACTGGCCGACGCGCGGCACCGAGACCTACGGACAGATCTTTGTGACCATCACGGAGACCCAGGAGTTGGCCACCTACAGCATCCGGACGTTCCAGCTGTGCCGCCAGGGAAGCAACGATCGACGAGAGATCAAGCAGCTGCAGTTCACGGCCTGGCCGGATCATGGAGTACCCGATCATCCCGCTCCCTTCCTGCAGTTCCTGCGGCGCTGTCGCGCCCTAACGCCACCGGAGTCCGGTCCCGTGATCGTCCACTGTTCGGCGGGAGTGGGGCGCACTGGGTGCTACATTGTGATCGATTCGATGCTGGAGCGGATGAAACACGAAAAGATCATCGACATCTACGGCCACGTGACATGTCTGCGGGCTCAGCGAAACTATATGGTGCAAACGGAGGACCAGTACATCTTCATCCACGATGCGATCATTGAGGCCATCATCTGTGGTCTTACGGAGGTGCCAGCCCGCAATCTGCACACCCATCTGCAGAAGCTGTTGATCACGGAGCCGGGCGAGAGCATCTCTGGCATGGAAGTGGAGTTCAAGAAGCTGTCCAACGTGAAGATGGATTCGTCCAAATTCGTTACCGCCAATTTGCCCAGTAACAAGCACAAGAATCGTCTGGTCCACATTCTCCCGTACGAGTCGAGCCGCGTCTATCTAACACCCATCCATGGCATCGAGGGCAGTGACTATGTGAATGCCAGCTTCATCGATGGCTATCGCTATCGTTCCGCTTACATTGCGGCCCAGGGACCAGTCCAGGATACGGCCGAAGACTTTTGGCGCATGCTCTGGGAGCACAACTCCACGATTGTGGTTATGCTGACGAAGCTCAAGGAAATGGGAAGGGTAAGTGAAAGATCCTTATCCCCTATCTAGCCTCTTTCTAATGCTGCCCTCTTCTGCAGGAGAAATGCTTCCAGTATTGGCCACACGAGCGATCCGTGAGATATCAGTATTATGTTGTGGATCCCATTGCCGAGTACAATATGCCGCAGTACAAGCTGCGTGAATTCAAGGTGAGTAAAAGACACCCAAGATCGCCCAGGTAATGATTACTGAACGACTACCCTTTTTAGGTAACGGAT from Drosophila pseudoobscura strain MV-25-SWS-2005 chromosome 4, UCI_Dpse_MV25, whole genome shotgun sequence encodes the following:
- the Lar gene encoding tyrosine-protein phosphatase Lar isoform X10, producing MGLQMAASNFVAASSLLALLLLHWTPAIVDAVHPPEIIRKPQNQGVRVGGVASFYCAARGDPPPSIVWRKNGKKVSGTQSRYTVLEQPGGISILRIEPVRAGRDDAPYECVAENGVGDAVSADATLTIYEGDKTPAGFPVITQGPGTRVIEVGHTVLMTCKAIGNPTPNIYWIKNQTKVDMSNPRYSLKDGFLQIENSREEDQGKYECVAENSVGTEHSKATNLYVKVRRVPPTFSRPPEAISEVMLGANLNLSCIAVGSPMPHVKWMKGALDLTPENEMPIGRNVLQLINIQESANYTCIAASTLGNIDSVSVVKVQSLPTAPTDVQISEVTATSVRLEWSYKGPEDLQYYVIQYKPKNANQAFSEISGIITMYYVVRALSPYTEYEFYVIAVNNIGRGPPSAPATCTTGDFSFGGTKMESAPRNVQVRTLSSSTMVITWEPPETPNGQVTGYKVYYTTNSNQPEASWNSQMVDNSELTTVSELTPHAIYTVRVQAYTSMGAGPMSTPVQVKAQQGVPSQPSNFRATDIGETAVTLQWSKPTHSSENIVHYELYWNDTYANQAHHKRISNSESYTLDGLYPDTLYYIWLAARSQRGEGATTPPIPVRTKQYVPGAPPRNITALASSSTTIALSWLPPPVERSNGRIIYYKVFFVEVGREDDEATTLTLNMTSIVLDELKRWTEYKIWVLAGTSVGDGPRSHPIILRTQEDVPGDPQDVKATPLNSTSVHVSWKPPLEKDRNGIIRGYHIHAQELRDEGKGFLNEPFKFDVVDTLEFNVTGLQPDTKYSIQVAALTRKGDGDRSAAIVVKTPGGVPVRPTVSLKIMERDPIVSIELEWERPAQTYGELRGYRLRWGVKDQALKEEMLSGPQMTKKRFNDLERGVEYEFRVAGSNHIGIGQETVKIFQTPEGTPGGPPSNITIRFQTPDVVCVTWDPPTREHRNGLITRYDVQFHKKIDHGLGSERNMTLRKAVYTNLEENTEYIFRVRAYTKQGAGPFSDKLIVETERDMGRAPMSVQAEATSEQTAEIWWEPVPSRGKLLGYKIFYTMTAVEDLDDWQTKTVGLTESADLVNLEKFAQYAVAIAARFKNGLGRLSEKVTVRIKPEDVPLNLRAHDVSTHSMTLSWSPPIRLTPVNYKISFDAMKVFVDSQGFSQTQIVQKREIILKHYVKTHTINELSPFTTYNVNVSAIPSDYSYRPPTKITVTTQMAAPQPMVKPDFYGVVNGEEILVILPQASEEYGPISHYYLVVVPEDKSNLHKIPDQFLTDDLLPGRNKPERPNAPYIAAKFPQRSIPFTFHLGSGDDYHNFTNRKLEREKRYRIFVRAVVDTPQKHLYTSSPFSEFLSLDMREAPPGERPHRPDPNWPSEPEVSVNRNKDEPEILWVVLPLMVSTFLVSTALIVLCVVKRRRQPCKTPDQAAVTRPLMAADLGAGPTPSDPVDMRRLNFQTPGMISHPPIPISEFANHIERLKSNDNQKFSQEYESIEPGQQFTWDNSNLEHNKSKNRYANVTAYDHSRVQLPPTEGTPGSDYINANYCDGYRKHNAYVATQGPLQETFIDFWRMCWELKTATIVMMTRLEERTRIKCDQYWPTRGTETYGQIFVTITETQELATYSIRTFQLCRQGSNDRREIKQLQFTAWPDHGVPDHPAPFLQFLRRCRALTPPESGPVIVHCSAGVGRTGCYIVIDSMLERMKHEKIIDIYGHVTCLRAQRNYMVQTEDQYIFIHDAIIEAIICGLTEVPARNLHTHLQKLLITEPGESISGMEVEFKKLSNVKMDSSKFVTANLPSNKHKNRLVHILPYESSRVYLTPIHGIEGSDYVNASFIDGYRYRSAYIAAQGPVQDTAEDFWRMLWEHNSTIVVMLTKLKEMGREKCFQYWPHERSVRYQYYVVDPIAEYNMPQYKLREFKVTDARDGSSRTVRQFQFIDWPEQGVPKSGDGFIDFIGQVHKTKEQFGQDGPITVHCSAGVGRTGVFITLSIVLERMQYEGVLDVFQTVRILRSQRPAMVQTEDQYHFCYRAALEYLGSFDNYANG
- the Lar gene encoding tyrosine-protein phosphatase Lar isoform X4 — encoded protein: MGLQMAASNFVAASSLLALLLLHWTPAIVDAVHANFSDFPYIQYLTHPPEIIRKPQNQGVRVGGVASFYCAARGDPPPSIVWRKNGKKVSGTQSRYTVLEQPGGISILRIEPVRAGRDDAPYECVAENGVGDAVSADATLTIYEGDKTPAGFPVITQGPGTRVIEVGHTVLMTCKAIGNPTPNIYWIKNQTKVDMSNPRYSLKDGFLQIENSREEDQGKYECVAENSVGTEHSKATNLYVKVRRVPPTFSRPPEAISEVMLGANLNLSCIAVGSPMPHVKWMKGALDLTPENEMPIGRNVLQLINIQESANYTCIAASTLGNIDSVSVVKVQSLPTAPTDVQISEVTATSVRLEWSYKGPEDLQYYVIQYKPKNANQAFSEISGIITMYYVVRALSPYTEYEFYVIAVNNIGRGPPSAPATCTTGETKMESAPRNVQVRTLSSSTMVITWEPPETPNGQVTGYKVYYTTNSNQPEASWNSQMVDNSELTTVSELTPHAIYTVRVQAYTSMGAGPMSTPVQVKAQQGVPSQPSNFRATDIGETAVTLQWSKPTHSSENIVHYELYWNDTYANQAHHKRISNSESYTLDGLYPDTLYYIWLAARSQRGEGATTPPIPVRTKQYVPGAPPRNITALASSSTTIALSWLPPPVERSNGRIIYYKVFFVEVGREDDEATTLTLNMTSIVLDELKRWTEYKIWVLAGTSVGDGPRSHPIILRTQEDVPGDPQDVKATPLNSTSVHVSWKPPLEKDRNGIIRGYHIHAQELRDEGKGFLNEPFKFDVVDTLEFNVTGLQPDTKYSIQVAALTRKGDGDRSAAIVVKTPGGVPVRPTVSLKIMERDPIVSIELEWERPAQTYGELRGYRLRWGVKDQALKEEMLSGPQMTKKRFNDLERGVEYEFRVAGSNHIGIGQETVKIFQTPEGTPGGPPSNITIRFQTPDVVCVTWDPPTREHRNGLITRYDVQFHKKIDHGLGSERNMTLRKAVYTNLEENTEYIFRVRAYTKQGAGPFSDKLIVETERDMGRAPMSVQAEATSEQTAEIWWEPVPSRGKLLGYKIFYTMTAVEDLDDWQTKTVGLTESADLVNLEKFAQYAVAIAARFKNGLGRLSEKVTVRIKPEDVPLNLRAHDVSTHSMTLSWSPPIRLTPVNYKISFDAMKVFVDSQGFSQTQIVQKREIILKHYVKTHTINELSPFTTYNVNVSAIPSDYSYRPPTKITVTTQMAAPQPMVKPDFYGVVNGEEILVILPQASEEYGPISHYYLVVVPEDKSNLHKIPDQFLTDDLLPGRNKPERPNAPYIAAKFPQRSIPFTFHLGSGDDYHNFTNRKLEREKRYRIFVRAVVDTPQKHLYTSSPFSEFLSLDMREAPPGERPHRPDPNWPSEPEVSVNRNKDEPEILWVVLPLMVSTFLVSTALIVLCVVKRRRQPCKTPDQAAVTRPLMAADLGAGPTPSDPVDMRRLNFQTPGMISHPPIPISEFANHIERLKSNDNQKFSQEYESIEPGQQFTWDNSNLEHNKSKNRYANVTAYDHSRVQLPPTEGTPGSDYINANYCDGYRKHNAYVATQGPLQETFIDFWRMCWELKTATIVMMTRLEERTRIKCDQYWPTRGTETYGQIFVTITETQELATYSIRTFQLCRQGSNDRREIKQLQFTAWPDHGVPDHPAPFLQFLRRCRALTPPESGPVIVHCSAGVGRTGCYIVIDSMLERMKHEKIIDIYGHVTCLRAQRNYMVQTEDQYIFIHDAIIEAIICGLTEVPARNLHTHLQKLLITEPGESISGMEVEFKKLSNVKMDSSKFVTANLPSNKHKNRLVHILPYESSRVYLTPIHGIEGSDYVNASFIDGYRYRSAYIAAQGPVQDTAEDFWRMLWEHNSTIVVMLTKLKEMGREKCFQYWPHERSVRYQYYVVDPIAEYNMPQYKLREFKVTDARDGSSRTVRQFQFIDWPEQGVPKSGDGFIDFIGQVHKTKEQFGQDGPITVHCSAGVGRTGVFITLSIVLERMQYEGVLDVFQTVRILRSQRPAMVQTEDQYHFCYRAALEYLGSFDNYANG
- the Lar gene encoding tyrosine-protein phosphatase Lar isoform X9, with protein sequence MGLQMAASNFVAASSLLALLLLHWTPAIVDAVHPPEIIRKPQNQGVRVGGVASFYCAARGDPPPSIVWRKNGKKVSGTQSRYTVLEQPGGISILRIEPVRAGRDDAPYECVAENGVGDAVSADATLTIYEGDKTPAGFPVITQGPGTRVIEVGHTVLMTCKAIGNPTPNIYWIKNQTKVDMSNPRYSLKDGFLQIENSREEDQGKYECVAENSVGTEHSKATNLYVKVRRVPPTFSRPPEAISEVMLGANLNLSCIAVGSPMPHVKWMKGALDLTPENEMPIGRNVLQLINIQESANYTCIAASTLGNIDSVSVVKVQSLPTAPTDVQISEVTATSVRLEWSYKGPEDLQYYVIQYKPKNANQAFSEISGIITMYYVVRALSPYTEYEFYVIAVNNIGRGPPSAPATCTTGDFSFGGTKMESAPRNVQVRTLSSSTMVITWEPPETPNGQVTGYKVYYTTNSNQPEASWNSQMVDNSELTTVSELTPHAIYTVRVQAYTSMGAGPMSTPVQVKAQQGVPSQPSNFRATDIGETAVTLQWSKPTHSSENIVHYELYWNDTYANQAHHKRISNSESYTLDGLYPDTLYYIWLAARSQRGEGATTPPIPVRTKQYVPGDPQDVKATPLNSTSVHVSWKPPLEKDRNGIIRGYHIHAQELRDEGKGFLNEPFKFDVVDTLEFNVTGLQPDTKYSIQVAALTRKGDGDRSAAIVVKTPGGVPVRPTVSLKIMERDPIVSIELEWERPAQTYGELRGYRLRWGVKDQALKEEMLSGPQMTKKRFNDLERGVEYEFRVAGSNHIGIGQETVKIFQTPEGTPGGPPSNITIRFQTPDVVCVTWDPPTREHRNGLITRYDVQFHKKIDHGLGSERNMTLRKAVYTNLEENTEYIFRVRAYTKQGAGPFSDKLIVETERDMGRAPMSVQAEATSEQTAEIWWEPVPSRGKLLGYKIFYTMTAVEDLDDWQTKTVGLTESADLVNLEKFAQYAVAIAARFKNGLGRLSEKVTVRIKPEDVPLNLRAHDVSTHSMTLSWSPPIRLTPVNYKISFDAMKVFVDSQGFSQTQIVQKREIILKHYVKTHTINELSPFTTYNVNVSAIPSDYSYRPPTKITVTTQMAAPQPMVKPDFYGVVNGEEILVILPQASEEYGPISHYYLVVVPEDKSNLHKIPDQFLTDDLLPGRNKPERPNAPYIAAKFPQRSIPFTFHLGSGDDYHNFTNRKLEREKRYRIFVRAVVDTPQKHLYTSSPFSEFLSLDMREAPPGERPHRPDPNWPSEPEVSVNRNKDEPEILWVVLPLMVSTFLVSTALIVLCVVKRRRQPCKTPDQAAVTRPLMAADLGAGPTPSDPVDMRRLNFQTPGMISHPPIPISEFANHIERLKSNDNQKFSQEYESIEPGQQFTWDNSNLEHNKSKNRYANVTAYDHSRVQLPPTEGTPGSDYINANYCDGYRKHNAYVATQGPLQETFIDFWRMCWELKTATIVMMTRLEERTRIKCDQYWPTRGTETYGQIFVTITETQELATYSIRTFQLCRQGSNDRREIKQLQFTAWPDHGVPDHPAPFLQFLRRCRALTPPESGPVIVHCSAGVGRTGCYIVIDSMLERMKHEKIIDIYGHVTCLRAQRNYMVQTEDQYIFIHDAIIEAIICGLTEVPARNLHTHLQKLLITEPGESISGMEVEFKKLSNVKMDSSKFVTANLPSNKHKNRLVHILPYESSRVYLTPIHGIEGSDYVNASFIDGYRYRSAYIAAQGPVQDTAEDFWRMLWEHNSTIVVMLTKLKEMGREKCFQYWPHERSVRYQYYVVDPIAEYNMPQYKLREFKVTDARDGSSRTVRQFQFIDWPEQGVPKSGDGFIDFIGQVHKTKEQFGQDGPITVHCSAGVGRTGVFITLSIVLERMQYEGVLDVFQTVRILRSQRPAMVQTEDQYHFCYRAALEYLGSFDNYANG
- the Lar gene encoding tyrosine-protein phosphatase Lar isoform X8; amino-acid sequence: MGLQMAASNFVAASSLLALLLLHWTPAIVDAVHANFSDFPYIQYLTHPPEIIRKPQNQGVRVGGVASFYCAARGDPPPSIVWRKNGKKVSGTQSRYTVLEQPGGISILRIEPVRAGRDDAPYECVAENGVGDAVSADATLTIYEGDKTPAGFPVITQGPGTRVIEVGHTVLMTCKAIGNPTPNIYWIKNQTKVDMSNPRYSLKDGFLQIENSREEDQGKYECVAENSVGTEHSKATNLYVKVRRVPPTFSRPPEAISEVMLGANLNLSCIAVGSPMPHVKWMKGALDLTPENEMPIGRNVLQLINIQESANYTCIAASTLGNIDSVSVVKVQSLPTAPTDVQISEVTATSVRLEWSYKGPEDLQYYVIQYKPKNANQAFSEISGIITMYYVVRALSPYTEYEFYVIAVNNIGRGPPSAPATCTTGETKMESAPRNVQVRTLSSSTMVITWEPPETPNGQVTGYKVYYTTNSNQPEASWNSQMVDNSELTTVSELTPHAIYTVRVQAYTSMGAGPMSTPVQVKAQQGVPSQPSNFRATDIGETAVTLQWSKPTHSSENIVHYELYWNDTYANQAHHKRISNSESYTLDGLYPDTLYYIWLAARSQRGEGATTPPIPVRTKQYVPGDPQDVKATPLNSTSVHVSWKPPLEKDRNGIIRGYHIHAQELRDEGKGFLNEPFKFDVVDTLEFNVTGLQPDTKYSIQVAALTRKGDGDRSAAIVVKTPGGVPVRPTVSLKIMERDPIVSIELEWERPAQTYGELRGYRLRWGVKDQALKEEMLSGPQMTKKRFNDLERGVEYEFRVAGSNHIGIGQETVKIFQTPEGTPGGPPSNITIRFQTPDVVCVTWDPPTREHRNGLITRYDVQFHKKIDHGLGSERNMTLRKAVYTNLEENTEYIFRVRAYTKQGAGPFSDKLIVETERDMGRAPMSVQAEATSEQTAEIWWEPVPSRGKLLGYKIFYTMTAVEDLDDWQTKTVGLTESADLVNLEKFAQYAVAIAARFKNGLGRLSEKVTVRIKPEDVPLNLRAHDVSTHSMTLSWSPPIRLTPVNYKISFDAMKVFVDSQGFSQTQIVQKREIILKHYVKTHTINELSPFTTYNVNVSAIPSDYSYRPPTKITVTTQMAAPQPMVKPDFYGVVNGEEILVILPQASEEYGPISHYYLVVVPEDKSNLHKIPDQFLTDDLLPGRNKPERPNAPYIAAKFPQRSIPFTFHLGSGDDYHNFTNRKLEREKRYRIFVRAVVDTPQKHLYTSSPFSEFLSLDMREAPPGERPHRPDPNWPSEPEVSVNRNKDEPEILWVVLPLMVSTFLVSTALIVLCVVKRRRQPCKTPDQAAVTRPLMAADLGAGPTPSDPVDMRRLNFQTPGMISHPPIPISEFANHIERLKSNDNQKFSQEYESIEPGQQFTWDNSNLEHNKSKNRYANVTAYDHSRVQLPPTEGTPGSDYINANYCDGYRKHNAYVATQGPLQETFIDFWRMCWELKTATIVMMTRLEERTRIKCDQYWPTRGTETYGQIFVTITETQELATYSIRTFQLCRQGSNDRREIKQLQFTAWPDHGVPDHPAPFLQFLRRCRALTPPESGPVIVHCSAGVGRTGCYIVIDSMLERMKHEKIIDIYGHVTCLRAQRNYMVQTEDQYIFIHDAIIEAIICGLTEVPARNLHTHLQKLLITEPGESISGMEVEFKKLSNVKMDSSKFVTANLPSNKHKNRLVHILPYESSRVYLTPIHGIEGSDYVNASFIDGYRYRSAYIAAQGPVQDTAEDFWRMLWEHNSTIVVMLTKLKEMGREKCFQYWPHERSVRYQYYVVDPIAEYNMPQYKLREFKVTDARDGSSRTVRQFQFIDWPEQGVPKSGDGFIDFIGQVHKTKEQFGQDGPITVHCSAGVGRTGVFITLSIVLERMQYEGVLDVFQTVRILRSQRPAMVQTEDQYHFCYRAALEYLGSFDNYANG
- the Lar gene encoding tyrosine-protein phosphatase Lar isoform X2 → MGLQMAASNFVAASSLLALLLLHWTPAIVDAVHANFSDFPYIQYLTHPPEIIRKPQNQGVRVGGVASFYCAARGDPPPSIVWRKNGKKVSGTQSRYTVLEQPGGISILRIEPVRAGRDDAPYECVAENGVGDAVSADATLTIYEGDKTPAGFPVITQGPGTRVIEVGHTVLMTCKAIGNPTPNIYWIKNQTKVDMSNPRYSLKDGFLQIENSREEDQGKYECVAENSVGTEHSKATNLYVKVRRVPPTFSRPPEAISEVMLGANLNLSCIAVGSPMPHVKWMKGALDLTPENEMPIGRNVLQLINIQESANYTCIAASTLGNIDSVSVVKVQSLPTAPTDVQISEVTATSVRLEWSYKGPEDLQYYVIQYKPKNANQAFSEISGIITMYYVVRALSPYTEYEFYVIAVNNIGRGPPSAPATCTTGDFSFGGTKMESAPRNVQVRTLSSSTMVITWEPPETPNGQVTGYKVYYTTNSNQPEASWNSQMVDNSELTTVSELTPHAIYTVRVQAYTSMGAGPMSTPVQVKAQQGVPSQPSNFRATDIGETAVTLQWSKPTHSSENIVHYELYWNDTYANQAHHKRISNSESYTLDGLYPDTLYYIWLAARSQRGEGATTPPIPVRTKQYVPGAPPRNITALASSSTTIALSWLPPPVERSNGRIIYYKVFFVEVGREDDEATTLTLNMTSIVLDELKRWTEYKIWVLAGTSVGDGPRSHPIILRTQEDVPGDPQDVKATPLNSTSVHVSWKPPLEKDRNGIIRGYHIHAQELRDEGKGFLNEPFKFDVVDTLEFNVTGLQPDTKYSIQVAALTRKGDGDRSAAIVVKTPGGVPVRPTVSLKIMERDPIVSIELEWERPAQTYGELRGYRLRWGVKDQALKEEMLSGPQMTKKRFNDLERGVEYEFRVAGSNHIGIGQETVKIFQTPEGTPGGPPSNITIRFQTPDVVCVTWDPPTREHRNGLITRYDVQFHKKIDHGLGSERNMTLRKAVYTNLEENTEYIFRVRAYTKQGAGPFSDKLIVETERDMGRAPMSVQAEATSEQTAEIWWEPVPSRGKLLGYKIFYTMTAVEDLDDWQTKTVGLTESADLVNLEKFAQYAVAIAARFKNGLGRLSEKVTVRIKPEDVPLNLRAHDVSTHSMTLSWSPPIRLTPVNYKISFDAMKVFVDSQGFSQTQIVQKREIILKHYVKTHTINELSPFTTYNVNVSAIPSDYSYRPPTKITVTTQMAAPQPMVKPDFYGVVNGEEILVILPQASEEYGPISHYYLVVVPEDKSNLHKIPDQFLTDDLLPGRNKPERPNAPYIAAKFPQRSIPFTFHLGSGDDYHNFTNRKLEREKRYRIFVRAVVDTPQKHLYTSSPFSEFLSLDMREAPPGERPHRPDPNWPSEPEVSVNRNKDEPEILWVVLPLMVSTFLVSTALIVLCVVKRRRQPCKTPDQAAVTRPLMAADLGAGPTPSDPVDMRRLNFQTPGMISHPPIPISEFANHIERLKSNDNQKFSQEYESIEPGQQFTWDNSNLEHNKSKNRYANVTAYDHSRVQLPPTEGTPGSDYINANYCDGYRKHNAYVATQGPLQETFIDFWRMCWELKTATIVMMTRLEERTRIKCDQYWPTRGTETYGQIFVTITETQELATYSIRTFQLCRQGSNDRREIKQLQFTAWPDHGVPDHPAPFLQFLRRCRALTPPESGPVIVHCSAGVGRTGCYIVIDSMLERMKHEKIIDIYGHVTCLRAQRNYMVQTEDQYIFIHDAIIEAIICGLTEVPARNLHTHLQKLLITEPGESISGMEVEFKKLSNVKMDSSKFVTANLPSNKHKNRLVHILPYESSRVYLTPIHGIEGSDYVNASFIDGYRYRSAYIAAQGPVQDTAEDFWRMLWEHNSTIVVMLTKLKEMGREKCFQYWPHERSVRYQYYVVDPIAEYNMPQYKLREFKVTDARDGSSRTVRQFQFIDWPEQGVPKSGDGFIDFIGQVHKTKEQFGQDGPITVHCSAGVGRTGVFITLSIVLERMQYEGVLDVFQTVRILRSQRPAMVQTEDQYHFCYRAALEYLGSFDNYANG